The following is a genomic window from Thermodesulfovibrionales bacterium.
TTATCCAGAGCCTTGAGCCAAAATCATGGGTTCTTTCTGCAATAACAGTTTTTCCATCAGGTGCAGTTATAAGGCTATTATGGCATGCAGAACATGTTGGAGCCTGAAAATCTTTCCCAGCCTTCCAGGGCACTGCATTAAAATCCCATTCCTGGTACAGCGAGGCATAAATATTTCCATGCTTGCTTTCTTTGTAAACATTATAGGCAGGCACATCAGGCTCTAAATGGCACTGTCCGCAGGTTTCAGGCTTCCTTGCAATTTTTATAGAAAAACTGTGTCTTGGATGACATGCTGTACAGGCACCCATGCTTCCATCAGGATTTATCCTGCCAACTCCCTGATTGGGCCAGTTAATAAGATCAGGAACCTTTATCTTACCAAGCTTTGTCTCTACCTCTTTCAAACCCTTAACCTTTACCTCAGTGCCGTGACAGCTGAAACAGGTCTCCTGCTTGGTAAAGTCTGTTGATTCCTTCTGTATTATCCTGCTATCCTCAACAGCCTTTTTGCTTATTACTGTTTCAACGAGTGCATGATACACAGGATTCTTTGTTAGATTCCCTGAAGCATGTGCCTTTTTACTTCCGGAGTATTCACTGGCTTCTACAGGATGACAGGTTGAACAGTCATTTATGGATACAACAACATTGATCCTGTAACCCATGTGATCAAAGCTATCTCTGTGTTTATCTGTATTCAGGCTGTGGCACTCATAACAGCCAACAACTACATTTTCAAGTTTTGAATCAACCTTTTTTGAAGAAATCCTTCTTTCAATTTCAGGCTTTTTTAGTGCCATGGAGGGAGATGTTTTAGAGTGAAGACTGTTCATCCAGTCCTCAACTATTCCAGGAGTATAAAATTTATGACATCCTACACAGCTTTCCGTCTCCTTGCTAATTGGTGGAGACTTCCTTTTTTCTATCTTTGTCTGTGCGAATACAAAGGCTGGAATTAATATCAAAGCTACAGCAAACAAAAAAATTAATTTTCTCATTTTCTTCCTCCTTTTTTTAGAAATTAAGTCTATTTTTAATTGCTCTCACAGATATTAACTATAACTTTCTTCATTGCTTTTCAACATCTATAAAATTATCTTATTCGTGTTTGTTTTCCTTCTAACTTTTAAAAATATTGAACTGAAATCACAAAAAATAAAACAAGATTTATTACTGATTATAAGAACAGCAGCTCCTTTCATAAAAAACATATATCATAATAAAAATCAAAGTGTCAAGAATATAAGATATTTACTTATAAGTATTCATAGGCTTGAAGGAAAGGCACAGCCTAGCCTTTAATGTCTTATAACCTGGAGGGGTTCAAAGGTTGTTGCCCTTTTTGATGGATATATACCTGCAAGAATACCTATTGAAATGGATGCAATGGTTGAAAATATAATACCTATTACTGAAATGGAAAATGGTAGACCGGTCAGGTTAAAGATTATTGCACTTGTAGGTAAACTTACCGCAAGACCAGTCATTCCTCCAGTAAGGGAGATAAAGGATGATTCCATGAGAAATTGAATTATTATATCCCTCTTTGTTGCACCAACAGCCCTTCTTATGCCTATCTCTACCTTTCTTTCATTCACGATCAATATCATGATGGAGAGAATTCCAATCCCTCCTATAAGGAAAGATATTACTGCTGAAATTCTCCCGAGGGTCTTTATAAGTGTTATTGCCT
Proteins encoded in this region:
- a CDS encoding cytochrome c3 family protein, which codes for MRKLIFLFAVALILIPAFVFAQTKIEKRKSPPISKETESCVGCHKFYTPGIVEDWMNSLHSKTSPSMALKKPEIERRISSKKVDSKLENVVVGCYECHSLNTDKHRDSFDHMGYRINVVVSINDCSTCHPVEASEYSGSKKAHASGNLTKNPVYHALVETVISKKAVEDSRIIQKESTDFTKQETCFSCHGTEVKVKGLKEVETKLGKIKVPDLINWPNQGVGRINPDGSMGACTACHPRHSFSIKIARKPETCGQCHLEPDVPAYNVYKESKHGNIYASLYQEWDFNAVPWKAGKDFQAPTCSACHNSLITAPDGKTVIAERTHDFGSRLWIRLFGLVYSHPQPKQGDTSIIRNKDGLPLPTTFTGEPATDYLISQEEQSKREAKFKNICKSCHSTSWVNNHFEKMDNTVKEVDSMILASTLLLVDAWKNNLAEGLPHGKNPFDETVEQMWIRQWLFYANSIKYASAMTGAPDYSTFKNGWWNLTENLQHMRDWIELKKGVKK